Proteins encoded in a region of the Arcobacter sp. F2176 genome:
- a CDS encoding peptidoglycan DD-metalloendopeptidase family protein has product MSSLFSLEVKKLSWPKGDTFLTFLQENNIDNKLYFNLEREDKELCSEIRAGATYYETKNEKGELIQALIEVSEEIQLQVYKDGDSYKFSTLPIIFDEAVETVTIPITSSPYQDILNMTSNSELANEFIRAYSGSVNFKYMRKNDTITIKYRQRIRLGQYHGTPDIISAVVKIRNKEYFIFKNEDDGKYYNEAGKSLTSYFFKIPLTYTRISSAFTLKRWHPVLKRYRAHLGIDYAAPRGRAIHSAADGRIVFRGRKGGYGNVIEIVHKNGYKTLYAHQSRFKPGLRVGSRVKQGQTIGYVGTTGVSTGPHLHFGLYKNGRAINPAKIVRVTKTKLNGNAKKKFLKYTKALSKELEEKSKNPTQEVLDLKEIPNKSLLKV; this is encoded by the coding sequence GTGAGCTCACTATTTAGTTTAGAAGTAAAAAAACTGTCTTGGCCCAAAGGTGATACCTTTCTAACATTTTTACAAGAAAACAATATTGATAACAAACTTTATTTTAACTTAGAAAGAGAAGACAAAGAGTTATGTTCAGAGATTAGAGCAGGTGCCACTTATTATGAAACAAAAAATGAAAAAGGTGAACTAATTCAAGCCTTAATAGAAGTATCAGAAGAGATACAACTACAAGTTTACAAAGATGGTGATTCTTATAAATTTTCTACTCTTCCAATCATTTTTGATGAAGCTGTTGAAACCGTAACTATTCCTATTACATCATCACCCTATCAAGACATATTAAATATGACTTCAAATAGTGAATTAGCAAATGAGTTTATTCGAGCATATAGTGGAAGTGTAAACTTTAAATATATGAGAAAAAATGACACCATTACAATAAAATATAGACAGAGAATCAGACTAGGTCAATATCATGGAACACCAGATATTATTTCAGCAGTTGTAAAAATAAGAAATAAAGAATATTTTATATTTAAAAATGAAGATGATGGGAAATATTATAATGAAGCTGGTAAAAGTTTAACAAGTTACTTTTTTAAAATACCTCTAACTTATACTCGTATTTCAAGTGCTTTTACATTGAAAAGATGGCATCCCGTATTAAAAAGATACAGAGCCCACTTAGGAATTGATTATGCAGCCCCAAGAGGAAGAGCTATTCATTCAGCTGCTGATGGAAGAATTGTATTTAGAGGTAGAAAAGGTGGATATGGGAATGTTATTGAGATAGTTCACAAAAATGGATATAAAACTCTTTATGCGCACCAAAGTAGATTTAAGCCTGGACTTAGAGTAGGAAGTAGAGTTAAACAAGGACAAACAATAGGATATGTTGGTACAACGGGTGTTAGTACAGGCCCACACTTACACTTTGGTTTGTATAAAAATGGAAGAGCAATAAATCCAGCTAAAATAGTAAGAGTAACAAAAACAAAACTAAATGGAAATGCAAAGAAAAAATTCCTAAAATATACAAAAGCCTTATCAAAAGAACTTGAAGAAAAAAGTAAAAATCCAACGCAAGAAGTTTTAGATTTAAAAGAAATACCAAATAAAAGCTTACTGAAAGTGTAA
- the mgtE gene encoding magnesium transporter, which produces MKVNGKFIEKNPTELLKKLDKLHPSDIAYSLKKIIKNDPDDFVFILKNLPEDILGDVILELPEKLREYAYKELTIEKLTDAVDELESDDQTDILQEIEELNIDKAKEIFDGLEVDDQEEINWLKRYEAGEAGAYMQTELFSANLNETISSSIEKLRIAKEEKELENIHQVYIVDDNKILVASILLEDLIIFDYKKTYKEIIEEHGAKRFKPYKVNDDELIKDVAKQFEKYDLSVVAVVGYQNMLIGRITSDDILDVIEDSATEQMYQLAGVHDDFEHDSFIFTAKKRAMWLFINLGTAILASMVIGFFDQTIQAFVALAVLMPIVASMGGNAGTQTLAVMVRRMALGEIDFENSKDAIIKEVLVSLLNGFLFALVVGIITYFWFNTLLLGLVIALSMIINLFSAGFFGATIPLFLKKYNIDPAVGSTVLLTTVTDIVGFFSFLMLAKLILL; this is translated from the coding sequence TTGAAAGTAAATGGAAAGTTTATAGAAAAAAATCCAACAGAACTTCTAAAAAAGTTAGATAAGCTACATCCAAGTGATATAGCTTATTCTTTAAAAAAAATAATAAAAAATGATCCAGATGATTTTGTCTTTATTCTAAAAAATTTACCTGAGGACATACTTGGTGATGTAATTTTAGAACTTCCTGAAAAACTAAGAGAATATGCTTATAAAGAGCTAACTATTGAAAAACTTACAGATGCTGTTGATGAATTGGAATCTGATGATCAAACAGACATTTTACAAGAAATAGAAGAACTTAATATTGATAAAGCTAAAGAGATTTTTGATGGTCTTGAAGTTGATGACCAAGAAGAAATTAATTGGTTAAAAAGATATGAAGCAGGAGAAGCTGGTGCATATATGCAAACAGAGCTTTTCAGCGCAAACTTAAATGAAACAATCAGTAGCTCAATAGAAAAACTTAGAATTGCAAAAGAAGAAAAAGAACTTGAAAATATCCACCAAGTTTATATAGTAGATGATAATAAAATTTTAGTAGCTTCTATTTTGTTAGAAGATTTAATTATTTTTGATTATAAAAAAACTTACAAAGAAATAATTGAAGAACATGGTGCTAAAAGATTCAAACCCTATAAAGTAAATGACGATGAACTTATAAAAGATGTTGCAAAGCAATTTGAAAAGTATGACCTTAGCGTTGTAGCTGTAGTTGGTTACCAAAATATGCTAATAGGAAGAATTACATCAGATGATATTTTAGATGTTATTGAAGATAGTGCAACGGAGCAAATGTATCAATTAGCTGGGGTTCATGATGACTTTGAACATGATAGTTTTATATTTACAGCTAAAAAAAGAGCTATGTGGCTTTTTATAAATCTAGGGACTGCTATATTAGCTTCTATGGTTATTGGTTTTTTTGATCAAACTATTCAGGCATTTGTTGCTTTAGCTGTACTTATGCCAATAGTAGCTTCAATGGGTGGAAACGCAGGAACACAAACCTTAGCTGTAATGGTTAGAAGAATGGCATTAGGTGAAATAGATTTTGAGAACTCAAAAGATGCTATTATAAAAGAGGTTTTAGTATCGCTACTCAATGGTTTCCTATTTGCTTTAGTTGTTGGTATAATTACTTATTTTTGGTTTAATACACTTCTTTTAGGTTTAGTAATAGCACTTTCTATGATAATAAACCTATTTAGTGCAGGTTTTTTTGGAGCAACTATACCACTTTTTCTAAAAAAATATAATATTGATCCAGCAGTTGGAAGTACAGTTTTACTTACAACAGTAACTGATATTGTCGGCTTTTTTAGTTTTTTAATGCTAGCAAAATTGATTTTACTCTAA
- a CDS encoding PAS domain-containing sensor histidine kinase translates to MKKVSSAFYIACIYFILSFFWILFSDKAILLLTQENQILTYIQTIKGWIFISITSIYLYFIISKEFKKEQDLKEYFKKSLDNLASPIIVFNEEGKVLTINKTFEKLTGYKYKEVDTIDKWTKLAYENNASNVKEIINSLYTINEIFDNGIFNIKTKSGKVLIWHFYSAPFGIRKGKRTIISNAVDITDIKNKEKIMKQQSKMAAMGEVLENIAHQWRQPLSNISAISTGIGLKNELKTLEEKEIHDSMNQINDSVQYLSKTIDDFRSFFKPSKEKTNFTIEETFEKSLMIIGSKFKNENIEFINEIDNIDIINDKNALIQVLINLFNNSKDAFIENNLSNRLIFIKTNIKDNKLIIEIKDNAGGVNESIINKIFEPYFTTKDKSLGTGIGLYMSEEIVVKHMQGEINVENIEFEYNEEKQKGAKFSIILPLKN, encoded by the coding sequence ATGAAAAAAGTTTCTTCAGCATTTTATATAGCTTGTATTTATTTTATTCTTAGTTTTTTTTGGATTTTATTTTCTGATAAAGCTATTTTATTACTTACTCAAGAGAATCAAATATTAACTTACATCCAAACAATAAAAGGTTGGATTTTTATATCAATTACTTCAATTTATTTATATTTTATTATTTCAAAAGAGTTTAAAAAAGAACAAGACTTAAAAGAGTATTTTAAAAAAAGCCTTGATAACTTAGCTTCACCAATTATAGTTTTTAATGAAGAGGGTAAAGTTTTAACTATAAATAAAACTTTTGAAAAACTAACTGGCTATAAATATAAAGAAGTAGATACCATAGATAAATGGACAAAGCTTGCCTATGAGAATAATGCTTCAAATGTAAAAGAGATAATAAATTCACTTTACACAATCAACGAAATATTTGATAATGGGATATTTAATATTAAGACAAAATCAGGAAAAGTATTAATTTGGCATTTTTATTCTGCACCTTTTGGTATAAGAAAAGGTAAAAGAACAATTATATCAAATGCAGTGGATATTACAGATATAAAGAACAAAGAAAAAATAATGAAGCAACAATCTAAAATGGCAGCAATGGGAGAAGTTTTAGAAAATATTGCACATCAATGGAGACAACCATTATCAAATATATCTGCAATTTCTACTGGTATTGGCTTAAAAAATGAATTAAAAACACTAGAAGAAAAAGAGATTCATGATTCAATGAATCAAATTAATGATTCTGTTCAATATTTATCAAAAACTATAGATGATTTTAGAAGCTTTTTTAAACCCTCAAAAGAAAAAACAAACTTTACAATTGAAGAGACATTTGAAAAATCTTTAATGATTATTGGAAGTAAATTTAAAAATGAGAATATTGAATTTATAAATGAAATAGATAATATAGATATAATAAATGATAAAAATGCCCTAATACAAGTATTAATAAATCTTTTTAATAATTCAAAAGATGCTTTTATTGAGAATAATTTAAGTAATAGGCTAATATTTATCAAAACAAACATAAAAGATAATAAACTTATTATTGAAATAAAAGATAATGCAGGTGGAGTTAATGAAAGCATTATTAATAAAATATTTGAACCATATTTTACAACCAAAGACAAATCTCTTGGTACAGGAATTGGATTATATATGAGTGAAGAAATTGTTGTAAAGCACATGCAAGGAGAAATAAATGTTGAGAATATAGAATTTGAGTACAATGAAGAAAAACAAAAAGGTGCAAAATTTTCGATAATTTTACCCCTGAAAAATTAA
- the folE gene encoding GTP cyclohydrolase I FolE, protein MKDEKKFEDAIKSVLEYVGEDVTREGLEKTPSRVRKAFDFMCSGYNQDPKEIINSALFTSSNDEMVVIKDIEFYSMCEHHMLPIIGKAHVAYIPNGKVVGLSKIPRVVDVFARRLQIQEQMTEQICDALHEALNPKGVAVMIDARHMCMEMRGVEKICSTTVTSALRGLFKKEKKTKDEFLSIVAQSLHK, encoded by the coding sequence ATGAAAGATGAAAAAAAATTTGAAGATGCAATAAAAAGTGTACTTGAATATGTAGGGGAAGATGTAACTAGAGAAGGCTTAGAAAAAACTCCAAGTCGTGTGAGAAAAGCCTTTGATTTTATGTGTAGCGGATATAATCAAGATCCAAAAGAGATAATAAATTCAGCACTTTTTACAAGTTCAAATGATGAAATGGTTGTTATAAAAGATATAGAATTTTATTCTATGTGCGAACATCATATGTTGCCAATTATTGGAAAAGCACATGTGGCATATATCCCAAATGGAAAAGTTGTAGGACTTTCAAAGATTCCAAGAGTTGTTGATGTATTTGCTAGAAGATTACAAATTCAAGAACAAATGACTGAGCAAATTTGTGATGCTCTTCATGAAGCCTTAAATCCAAAAGGTGTTGCTGTTATGATAGATGCAAGACATATGTGCATGGAGATGAGAGGAGTAGAAAAAATTTGTTCTACGACTGTCACTTCAGCGCTTAGAGGGTTATTTAAAAAAGAGAAAAAAACAAAAGATGAGTTTTTATCAATAGTAGCTCAATCTTTGCATAAATAA
- a CDS encoding type II secretion system F family protein: MARISSINEHLKNGKSISYSFNSTELFDELVISLIRSGEVSNSLDICVERLQVLYEKKFDKKIKSLTSLIEPIFLILISSLILWIMLAIFTPIWNMSEMLNI, from the coding sequence TTGGCTAGAATATCGTCTATTAATGAACATCTTAAAAATGGCAAATCAATTTCATACTCATTTAATTCAACAGAATTATTTGATGAGTTGGTTATTAGTTTAATAAGAAGTGGTGAAGTTAGTAATTCTTTGGATATATGTGTAGAGAGATTACAAGTTTTGTATGAAAAAAAGTTTGATAAAAAGATTAAGTCTTTAACTTCTCTTATTGAACCAATCTTTCTTATACTTATTTCATCGCTGATATTATGGATTATGCTTGCAATTTTTACTCCCATATGGAATATGAGTGAGATGTTAAATATTTAA
- a CDS encoding type II secretion system F family protein — MNKYKIHYQENQKIKSKVIISDDLKKEKLPENIVKIKKIKKLQFKNIKIVNKANEEQIIELFIQLSIMLDSNILLIDAIRILQKSIKNDYLSDILVSMESALQNGRPIYKALEKYEKDLNPIIIPFFMIFEKNGNIKAVIVALSTLLKIRLKNKKELKNSLRYPLIVMITFILALSLIFIFVVPKFENIFLQYNMQLPISTILLLNLKNFFLKYSLYLLLFFIFIYFAIKYFINISDRFSYFNDEFFIKYLPVIGSLNKTYELYNFFVALNILLQSKYEFHLSMEDA; from the coding sequence TTGAATAAGTATAAAATACACTATCAAGAAAACCAAAAAATCAAATCTAAAGTTATAATAAGTGATGATTTAAAAAAAGAAAAACTTCCTGAGAATATTGTAAAAATAAAAAAGATAAAAAAGCTTCAATTTAAAAATATCAAAATAGTAAATAAAGCAAATGAAGAGCAGATTATTGAATTATTTATCCAACTAAGTATTATGTTAGATTCTAATATTTTATTAATAGATGCTATAAGAATCTTACAAAAAAGTATAAAAAATGATTATTTATCAGATATATTAGTCTCTATGGAATCTGCTTTGCAAAATGGAAGACCTATTTATAAAGCTTTGGAAAAATATGAAAAAGATTTGAATCCAATTATAATTCCTTTTTTCATGATATTTGAAAAAAATGGAAATATAAAAGCTGTCATTGTGGCTTTGTCTACACTTTTAAAAATAAGACTAAAGAATAAAAAAGAGCTGAAAAATTCTTTGAGATACCCTCTAATCGTCATGATAACTTTTATCTTAGCCCTTAGTTTGATTTTTATTTTTGTAGTACCAAAATTTGAAAATATATTTTTACAATATAACATGCAACTTCCTATTTCTACTATTTTATTACTTAACCTAAAAAATTTCTTTTTAAAATACTCTTTATATCTTTTGCTTTTTTTTATTTTCATTTATTTTGCAATAAAATATTTTATTAATATATCTGATAGATTTTCTTACTTTAATGATGAATTTTTTATAAAATATCTCCCCGTAATAGGAAGTTTAAATAAAACATATGAACTATATAATTTTTTTGTGGCACTAAATATTTTATTACAATCAAAATATGAATTTCATTTAAGTATGGAAGATGCATGA
- a CDS encoding GspE/PulE family protein → MNILDNYRCDYELIKNYDVKSLRNNLVLPIKKDEYFITVIVCDESSDLELFDTNLVIKEIKSSKNEILFCLDDFEEKYDIFINYKNSIQENQEKSIHVFFDFVLRYSLEKKCSDIHIETLSECLIIRLRIDGILKTFFSFDLSFYLILSSYIKLISNMDITEKRKPQNARFEKQVLNKDKIDFRVSTMPTITGESIVLRILDNGTNKKELNNIGFDNFILEKVKRTIMKSNGLILVTGPTGSGKTTTLYSILNELNDNSKKIITIEDPVEYQIKGIQQVAINNAIGLSFNDVLKNILRQDPDIIMIGEIRDEESLSIAIQASLTGHLVFSTLHTNDSISTLSRLFDLNAKPYLVASTLRAVIAQRLVLKLCLFCEDGCSKCNYTRFEGRLSLFEFLEFDENISSIVANDFDKNKIMHYVKSIGFKSLFDDAKEKIEKNLTTKDEVNKVLF, encoded by the coding sequence ATGAATATACTAGATAATTATAGATGTGACTATGAACTTATTAAAAACTATGATGTTAAAAGTTTAAGAAATAATTTAGTTTTACCAATAAAAAAAGATGAATATTTTATTACAGTAATAGTTTGTGATGAGAGTTCAGATTTAGAGTTATTTGATACTAATTTAGTAATAAAAGAGATTAAATCTAGTAAAAATGAAATTTTATTTTGTTTGGATGATTTTGAAGAAAAATATGACATTTTTATAAATTATAAAAATTCAATACAAGAAAATCAAGAAAAATCTATTCATGTCTTTTTTGATTTTGTATTAAGATATTCTCTTGAAAAAAAGTGTAGTGATATACATATTGAAACTTTAAGTGAGTGCTTAATAATAAGACTTAGAATAGATGGTATTTTAAAAACTTTTTTTAGTTTTGATCTCAGTTTTTATTTGATTCTTAGTTCATATATTAAACTTATATCAAATATGGATATCACAGAAAAAAGAAAACCACAAAATGCAAGATTTGAAAAACAAGTTTTAAATAAAGATAAAATTGATTTTAGGGTATCAACCATGCCAACTATTACAGGCGAATCAATTGTATTAAGAATTTTAGATAATGGAACTAATAAAAAGGAATTAAATAATATTGGGTTTGATAATTTCATATTGGAAAAAGTTAAAAGAACAATCATGAAATCAAATGGCTTAATTCTAGTTACGGGTCCCACTGGAAGTGGAAAGACTACTACTTTGTACTCTATATTAAATGAGTTAAATGATAATTCTAAAAAAATCATTACAATAGAAGATCCAGTAGAATACCAGATAAAAGGAATACAACAAGTTGCAATTAATAATGCCATAGGACTAAGTTTCAATGATGTTTTAAAAAATATATTAAGGCAAGATCCTGACATAATTATGATAGGTGAAATAAGAGATGAAGAATCTTTGAGTATAGCTATTCAAGCTTCTCTTACTGGTCATTTGGTTTTTAGTACCTTGCATACTAACGATTCTATTTCAACACTTTCTAGGCTTTTTGATTTAAATGCAAAACCATATTTAGTAGCTTCTACTTTAAGAGCTGTTATTGCTCAAAGATTAGTGCTTAAACTTTGCCTTTTTTGTGAAGATGGTTGTAGTAAGTGCAATTATACTAGGTTTGAGGGTAGGTTATCATTATTTGAGTTTTTAGAGTTTGATGAAAATATATCTTCGATTGTGGCAAATGATTTTGATAAAAATAAAATTATGCACTATGTAAAAAGTATTGGCTTTAAATCTCTTTTTGACGATGCAAAAGAGAAAATTGAAAAGAATCTAACAACTAAAGATGAAGTAAACAAAGTATTATTTTGA
- the era gene encoding GTPase Era, with product MTKCGYVSVVGRPNAGKSSLLNWLVGEKIAMVSHKANATRKRSNIIVMHEDDQVIFVDTPGIHETEKLLNQFMLDEALKAMGDCDLILFLAPVTDQVSHYEAFLEKNKKNTKHILLLTKIDFVSNEEVLAKMKEYEKFSDKYESIIPVSIKKATTHADILDVVVKYLPEHPYLFDPEILTTEHLRDIFKEFIRESIFENISDEIPYETDVLINKVEEKKNVDVIKATIIVQKSTQKGMIIGKGATAIKRIGKDAREKIEKLTGKKCFLELFVSIKKGWTKNREGLKELGYDID from the coding sequence ATGACAAAATGCGGATATGTATCAGTAGTAGGAAGACCAAATGCAGGGAAGAGTTCACTACTAAATTGGTTAGTTGGTGAAAAGATTGCGATGGTTTCTCATAAAGCAAATGCTACAAGAAAAAGATCAAATATAATAGTTATGCATGAAGATGACCAAGTTATATTTGTAGATACTCCAGGAATTCATGAAACAGAAAAACTATTAAATCAATTTATGCTTGATGAAGCACTAAAAGCAATGGGTGATTGCGATTTGATTTTATTTTTAGCACCAGTTACTGATCAAGTTTCTCATTATGAGGCTTTTTTAGAAAAAAACAAAAAAAATACAAAACATATCTTACTTCTTACAAAAATAGATTTTGTCTCAAATGAAGAAGTTTTAGCAAAAATGAAAGAGTATGAAAAATTTTCTGATAAATATGAATCAATCATACCAGTATCAATAAAAAAAGCAACAACTCATGCAGATATTTTAGATGTAGTTGTAAAATATCTTCCTGAACACCCTTATTTGTTTGATCCAGAGATTTTGACAACTGAACACTTAAGAGATATTTTTAAAGAGTTTATACGAGAGTCAATTTTCGAAAATATTTCTGATGAGATACCTTATGAAACAGATGTTTTAATAAACAAAGTTGAAGAGAAAAAGAATGTTGATGTAATAAAAGCTACAATAATTGTACAAAAATCTACTCAAAAAGGTATGATTATTGGTAAAGGTGCAACTGCAATAAAGAGAATAGGGAAAGATGCCAGAGAAAAAATAGAAAAACTTACCGGTAAAAAATGTTTCCTAGAACTATTTGTTTCTATTAAAAAAGGCTGGACTAAAAACAGAGAAGGCTTAAAAGAGCTGGGATACGATATAGATTGA
- a CDS encoding DUF1641 domain-containing protein — protein MSEEVKVIKSAEMQKIEEQMTMLVQTGRLNNLIDLLAVVSDQIEMTTTPMVEKMVTSIDNMATAGFITENAVRHAKRENAKNEVPSLFGLLKLMKDEDTRRGLAFMLNLTKGIGKQL, from the coding sequence ATGAGTGAAGAAGTAAAAGTAATAAAAAGTGCAGAGATGCAAAAAATCGAAGAACAAATGACTATGTTAGTTCAAACTGGTAGATTGAATAATTTAATTGATTTATTAGCAGTAGTATCTGATCAAATTGAAATGACAACAACTCCAATGGTTGAAAAGATGGTAACATCAATTGATAATATGGCAACCGCAGGTTTTATAACTGAAAATGCTGTACGTCATGCAAAAAGAGAAAATGCTAAAAATGAAGTACCTTCCTTATTTGGTTTATTAAAACTAATGAAAGACGAAGATACAAGAAGGGGATTAGCGTTTATGTTAAATTTAACAAAAGGTATTGGAAAACAACTCTAA
- a CDS encoding NAD(P)/FAD-dependent oxidoreductase: MKKILIVGGGTAGTMTANNLAKKLMPEIDRDEIEITMISNSSKHVYRPGAMYVAFHKSAGNEFIREQKSLLMPEINFHVDAAVDIQTKNNCVVAQSGKKYVYDYLVLATGCEVAPDRIPGLEEGGDWFYTYEGAKKIAKKFEKLKKGRVLVTVSFPKTENIPHQCGIAPIETTMMLHDYLTERGVRDDVEIVYTYPKKAQSVVDGLFLQVPTSNVLPMIFDGINVKHKTSFTLNKVDPKKKIAYSEEGEEIEFDILMSTPPFIAAKVIRDSGLSKAKDNEGWLPTDKESLKVIGLDNVYTLGDTVDLSVSKAGGTIHNQTDVVADNIAAEIRFGYPTESYDGKVIAVAQMGLSCGMPLWYDYEEDVKPTPCSKLGSFVRLGFNKGLYWAAARGML; this comes from the coding sequence ATGAAAAAGATTCTTATTGTTGGTGGCGGTACTGCTGGAACAATGACCGCAAATAATTTAGCAAAAAAATTAATGCCTGAGATTGACAGAGATGAAATAGAAATTACAATGATTTCAAATTCATCAAAGCATGTTTATAGACCAGGAGCTATGTATGTTGCTTTTCATAAATCAGCTGGAAATGAATTTATAAGAGAACAAAAAAGTCTTCTTATGCCTGAGATTAATTTTCATGTGGATGCAGCAGTTGATATTCAAACAAAAAATAATTGTGTTGTTGCTCAAAGTGGTAAAAAATATGTATATGATTATTTAGTACTTGCAACAGGTTGTGAAGTAGCACCTGATAGAATTCCTGGTCTTGAAGAGGGGGGAGATTGGTTTTATACTTACGAAGGTGCTAAAAAAATTGCTAAAAAGTTTGAGAAACTTAAAAAAGGTAGAGTGTTAGTTACAGTTAGTTTTCCTAAAACTGAAAATATTCCACATCAATGTGGAATTGCACCTATTGAAACAACAATGATGTTACATGATTATTTAACAGAAAGAGGTGTTAGAGATGATGTTGAAATTGTATATACATATCCAAAAAAGGCACAATCTGTAGTAGATGGATTATTTTTACAAGTTCCGACATCAAATGTATTACCAATGATTTTTGATGGTATTAATGTAAAACATAAAACATCATTTACCTTAAATAAAGTGGATCCAAAGAAGAAAATAGCATATTCTGAAGAAGGGGAAGAGATAGAATTTGATATTTTAATGTCAACTCCACCTTTTATTGCAGCAAAAGTTATAAGGGATTCTGGCTTATCAAAAGCAAAAGATAATGAAGGTTGGCTTCCTACAGATAAAGAGAGCTTAAAAGTAATAGGTTTAGACAATGTTTATACTTTAGGCGATACAGTTGATTTATCTGTTTCAAAAGCAGGAGGGACAATTCACAATCAAACTGATGTAGTTGCCGATAATATTGCTGCTGAAATTAGGTTTGGGTACCCTACAGAGTCTTATGATGGTAAAGTAATTGCTGTTGCACAAATGGGACTTTCTTGTGGTATGCCTTTATGGTATGACTATGAAGAAGATGTTAAACCCACACCTTGTAGTAAATTAGGGAGTTTCGTAAGATTAGGTTTTAATAAAGGTTTATATTGGGCAGCTGCTCGAGGTATGTTATAG
- a CDS encoding response regulator: MEKIYSRLQSHTILIVEDDESTLKWLKRVLSIYFKEVYVACDALEALEKFNINKTDIVLTDIQMPQIDGLTFLKKLASISPQTMRITMTAFNAVPYLNRAVDSGVQFYLKKPIDIDELLFAISSHMPNSNEIIETVNLGRGFIYDHLKKMLFKESKLIKLTKKELLLLELFLKNKQGFISLELIEQSIWEEQATPDAIRMVIVGLRKKLYSELFENLKGLGYRINLS; encoded by the coding sequence ATGGAAAAAATATATTCTCGTTTACAATCTCATACAATATTAATAGTTGAAGATGATGAAAGTACTTTAAAGTGGTTAAAAAGAGTTCTTAGTATTTATTTTAAAGAAGTATATGTTGCTTGTGATGCTTTAGAAGCTTTGGAAAAATTTAATATAAATAAAACAGATATTGTATTGACGGATATACAAATGCCTCAGATTGATGGATTAACTTTTTTGAAAAAACTTGCTTCAATATCGCCTCAAACCATGAGAATAACAATGACTGCTTTTAATGCTGTTCCATATTTAAATCGTGCAGTTGATTCAGGAGTTCAATTTTATTTAAAAAAACCTATTGATATAGATGAATTACTTTTTGCAATATCTTCTCATATGCCAAATAGTAATGAAATTATTGAAACTGTAAATTTAGGTAGAGGTTTTATATATGACCATTTAAAAAAGATGCTTTTTAAAGAATCAAAGTTAATAAAACTTACTAAAAAAGAGTTGCTTTTATTGGAATTGTTTTTAAAAAATAAACAAGGGTTTATCTCCTTAGAATTAATAGAACAAAGTATTTGGGAAGAACAAGCAACCCCTGATGCAATACGTATGGTAATAGTGGGCTTACGTAAAAAGTTATACAGTGAACTCTTTGAGAACTTAAAAGGTTTAGGATATAGAATAAATCTTTCATAA